The Plantactinospora sp. KBS50 sequence CCGGCGCCGGGTCTTCCTCGGCGGGCTGCTGGTCTTCACGGCCGCCTCGCTGGCCTGCGGCCTCGCGGCCCGCCCCGCCGAACTCATCGTGGCCCGCGCCGGGCAGGGCATCGGCGCCGGCTTCCTCTCCCCCGCCGCCCTGTCGATCGTGACGGCCACCTTCCCCCGCGGTCCGCGCCGGCACACCGCGCTGGGCATCTGGGGCGGCCTGGGCGGGCTCGGCGCCACCGCGGGCGTGGTGCTCGGCGGGCTGGTGGTCGGCACCCTCGGCTGGCCGTGGGTCTTCCTCATCAACCTGCCGCCGGGGGTGCTGGCCGGCGGGCTCGCGCTCGTCCTGGTCCCCCGGCTGCGCCGGGCACCGACCGGCGACCGGCGCCGGGGTGCGGACGTACCGGGCGCGCTGGTCGTCACCGCGGGGCTGCTGCTGCTGATCTACGCGACGATCTCGCTACCGGAGACCGGCCTCCCGCCGCTGGTCGTGCCGGGCTGCGCCGGCACGGCCGTACTGCTGCTCGCCCTCTTCGTACGCATCGAGCGCCGGTCCGCGGCGCCGATGGTGCCCGGCTCGGCGCTGCGCGACCGCGGACTGGTCGTGGGCAGCGTCGGGCAGTTCCTGGTCGGCGCCACCCAACTGTCGGTGATGTTCCTGATCAGCATGCAGGCGCAGCGCCGGCTGATGCTGGATCCGCTGCGCGGCGGCCTGAGCTTCGTCCCGATGGGAGTCGTCGCCATCGGTTCCGCCCTGCTGACCCCCGGCTGACCCGCCTGATCGGCACGCGCGGGACGTACCTGCTGGCCTCGGCCGGCGGGGCGGCCGGCCTGGGCCTCTTCGCGGCGCTGTGCGGCGCCGGCCCCGGCGGCTATCCGCGGGCGATGCTCGGCCCGTCGCTGCTGGTCGGGATGGCACTGCCGATGGCCAGCGTGATCGGCACCGTCATCGGCACGGCCGGCGCGTCGCAGGCGGGCGCCGGGCTCGCCTCCGGGGTGCTGAGCGCCGCCTTCCAGGTGGGCGCGGCGCTGGGTCTGGCCGGCACGGCCACCCTGTTCGCCGCCGACCTGCGGTTCGGCTATCTCGGCGCCGCGGCGTTCGAGGTGCTGGCCCTGGGCAACGCGGTGATCGGGTTCCGGCCGGCCATGGTCAACCCGTCTTCGGCGAAGTAGGGGGCTCCGGGACGCCCCGACCGCCCGACTTCGCCGAAGTCGCGTTGATCATCCGCCGGGCGTCCGGGCGCGCCGGGCCGGCGCAGCGCGGCCACGATCTCGCCGGCCCGCACCGCACCCGCCGAGAGCAGCGTGGCGGTGATCCCGTGCGCGTGCTCGGTGCCGCCCTGCAGGTACAGCCCGGCCCGCAACCGCTCGTCGGTGACCAGCCGGTAGTCGCGCCCCACCCGCGGCAGGTTCTCCTCGTCCCGGCACAGGAACGCGCCGGCCGCGCCGAGCACCCGGGCCGCGTCGACCGGACGGTACCCGGTGGCGAAGACGATGGCGTCGGCCTCCATCGGGGTACGGGTGCCCGAGGGCAGGTGCTCGATCACCGCGGTCACCCCGTCCGGCCGGGCGGTCAGCTCGGCGACCCGGGAGGCGTTCAGCATCCGCAGCCGGGGCCGGCCGAGCACCCGCTCCCGGTACTGCCGCCGGTACAACTCCTCGATGAGATCGCCGTCGACCACCGAGTAGTTGGTGTTGCGGTGGTAGTCGAACAGCATCCGCTTCACGTCGCCGGGCGCGTGGTAGTACAGGTCCACCACCTCGGGGTCGAAGATGCCGTTGGCGAAGTTGCTGTCGTCGGCGGGGCTGTAGCCGTACCGGAAGAAGACCGAGCAGACCTCGGCGCTCGGGTACCGGCCGTGCAGGAACGAGACCGACTCGGCGGCGCTCTGCCCGGCCCCGACCACCAGGAACCGACGCGGCTCGGCCTCGTCGAAGTCGGCCGCCCGGTGCAGGATGTCGAGGTTGTGCCAGACCCGCTCGGCGGGGTTCACCCCGGGCGGCAGGCTGGATTCCAGGCCGACCGCCACCACCACGTTGCGGGCGCGGATGGTGCGCACCCCGTCGGCGTGCGTGCTGACCACGTCGACGAGGTCGCCGCCCTCGACCGGGCGCACGTCGGTGACCGTGTGGCCGTAGTGGACCGCGGACCGCATCCGGCCGGCCGCCCAGGACAGGTAGTCGTGGAACTCGACGCGCAGCGGGTACATCGTCTTGTAGTTGATGAAGTCGGCGAGCCGGTCGTGCGCGTGCAGGTACGCCACGAAGCTGAAGTCGCTCGTCGGGTTCCGCATGGTGACCAGGTCCTTGAGGAACGACACCTGCATGGTGGCGTCCTCGAAGAGCATGCCGCGGTGCCAACCGAAGTCGTCCTGCCGCTCCAGGAAGACCGCGGAGATCCGGTCCTGGCCGCGGTCGCAGCCGGCGTTGTGTTCCTCGACGGCGATGGCCAGGGCCAGGTTGGACGGTCCGAAGCCGATCCCGACCAGGTCGTACACGTCAATGTCGGAGGATGACATGGCACTGCCTTTCGGTGGGGCGGCTCAGCGGGTACGGCGGTCGGCGGCGGCCAGCGCGTCGAGGATGTCGGCGGTGCCGGCCACCACCCCGCAGCGGTCGGCGACGTGGCGCAGCGCGTCCCGGTGGCGCTCGGGGCTGAAGTCGGCCACCGCGTCGGCCACCACGAAGGGCTGGATGTCGCGCATGAACGCGTCCAGGGCGGTGGCGAGCACACCGATGTGCGCGTACACGCCCGTGATGATCAGTTGGTCCCGGTCGCCGATCATGTCGGCCAGGCTGGTTCCGACGAAGGCGCTGTAGCGCCGCTTGGTCAGCAGCACGTCCCACGGCGCCGGGGCGAGCGCGTCGACGATCGCCAGCGCGTCCTCGTCGGGCGGCGGCCCGTCGCCCCAGAAGTCCTGGAGCAGCCCGCGCTCGTCCCGGCGCTGCCCGCCGGGCTGGGCCGAGTAGACCACCGGTACGTCCAGTCCGTGCGCGTGCCGGCGCAGCGCGCCGATGTTCGCCACCACCGGCGGCAGCGGCGCCGGGCCGGCCGTGCCGAACGGGGCCAGGAAGTAGTTCTGCATGTCGTGCACGAGCAGCACCGCCCGGTCCGGGTCGGGCCGCCAGTCCACCCGCGCCCGGTCGCGGTCGAATCCGCCGGGCAGGGGGTACGGGGCGATACGGGGCAGCACGGCGTCAGCCTTTCTGGATCGCGCGCAACGCCGCGCGCAGCTCGCGTCGGCTGATCTTGCCGACGCCGGTGACCGGGAACGCGTCGACCACGTTCAGCCGATCCGGGATCTTGTAGCCGGCCAGTCCCCGCTGGCGCAGGTAGCCGCGCAGCGCGGGCAGCGTCGGCGGGTCCTGCCCGGCGCGCGGCACCACGAACGCGCAGGTGCGTTCCCCCAGGTACGGGTCGGGCACGGCGACCACCGCGACGTCGTGCACGGCCGGGTGGGCGAGCAGGTGGTTCTCCACCTCCTCGGCCGCGACCTTCTCGCCGCCGCGGTTGATCTGGTCCTTCGCCCGGCCCTCGACCACGAGGTAGCCGTCGTCGCGGTGGCGTACCAGGTCACCGGTGCGGTAGAAGCCGTCGGCGGTGAAGGCCTCGCGGTTGTGCTCGTCGGCCCGCCAGTAGCCGCGGATGGTGTACGGCCCGCGGGTCAGCAGGTGCCCCACCTCGCCGGCGGGCACCGGGCGATCCGCGTCGTCGACCACCAGGATCTCGTCGTCCGGCGAGATGGGCCGGCCCTGGGTGTGCCACACCAGCGGGTCCGGGTCGTCCAGCCGGGTGTAGTTGACCAGGCCCTCGGCCATCCCGAACACCTGCTGGAGCCGGCAGCCGAGCACCGGGGTGACCCGCTGCGCCACCGTGCCGGCCAGCTTGGCGCCGCCGACCTGCAGCACCCGGAGGCTGGACAGGTCGGGCCGCCGGGCCGGGCCGCCGACCGCGTCCAGCCAGAGCTGGGCCAGCGGCGGCACCACGGCGGTGATGGTGACCCGTTCCCGCTCGATCAGCGGCAGCACGGTGGCCGGGTCGGGGCGGCGGGCCAGCACCACCCGGCCGCCGACCGCGAACGTGCCGAGCACCCCCGGCGAGGACATGGTGAAGTTGTGCGCCACCGGCAGCACCGCCAGGTACACGCTGTCGGCGGTCAGCTCGCAGATCCGGGCGCTGGCCCGGACGCTGTACAGGTAGTCGTCGTGGGTGCGCGGGATCAGCTTGGGCAGCCCGGTGCTGCCGCCGGACAGTTGCAGGAAGGCCAGGTCGCCGGGGCGCGGTCCGGGAGGCAGTCCGGCCGGGTCGCCGTACAGCGACGCCAGCGGGACGTGCCCGCCGGGGTCGCCGGCCACGATCGTGGTGGCCCGGCCCGCCGCCGCGGCGAGGGTACGGTGGTCGAAGCCCTCGTGGACGTCGGTGGTCACGTACGCGACCGCCTCGGTGTGCGCGCAGAAGTAGCCGATCTCGGCGGCCCGGTGCGCGGGCAGCGCGAAGACCGGCAGCGCACCGAGCCGGAACAGCGCGAAGATCACCTCGAAGTACCCGGCTGTGTTGGGCAACTGCACCACGACCCGGTCGCCGGCCCGTACGCCCCGGCCGTGCAGGCCGGCCGCCAGCCGCAGGGCGCGGTCGCGCAGTTCGGCGTAGCCGATCCCGCGGTCGCCGTCGGTCACCGCGATCCGGTCGCCGAACCGTTCGGCCCGCTCGTGCAGGAAGCCGTCGAACGTCTCCCCGGTCCAGTAGCCGCGTTCGCGGTAGCGCCGGGCGAACTCCTCAGGCCACACCGGAGTGCTCCGATCCGGACAGGCCGAGCGCGGCGAGCATCGTGCCGAGCTTCGCGGTGGTCTCGGCCAGTTCGGCCGCCGGCTCGGAGTCGGCCACCACGCCCGCCCCGGCGTACAGGTCGAGGCCGTCGGCGTCGGCCGTGGCGCACCGGATGGTGACCGCCCACTCGCCGTCGCCGGCGGCGTCCACCCAGCCCACCATGCCGGTGTAGAAGCCGCGGTCGAAGGGTTCCAGCTCGCCGATCGCGGCCCGCGCGGCGGCGGTGGGCGTGCCGCAGACGGCCGGGGTGGGATGCAGCGCCGTGGCCAGGGCCAGCGACGAGACCGACGGGTCGGCGACCGTGCCGGTGATCCGGGTGGACAGGTGCCACATGGTCGCGGTGGCCACCACCGACGGCTCGGCCGGGACGGCGAGCCGGGAGCAGTACGGCCGCAGCGCGGCGGCGACCGCCTCGCTGACCACCGCGTGCTCGTGCCGGTCCTTGGTGGAGGCGAGCAGGGCGGCGGCCCGGCGCCGGTCCTGCACCGGATCGGCGGACCGGGCGATGGAGCCGGCCAGCGGGTTGGCCTCCACCCGGAATCCGCGCCGGGAGACCAGCAGTTCCGGGCTGGCGCCCAGCAGCGTCCGGCCGGCGCCGAGGTCGACCGCGAAGGTGTAGCCGCCCGGGTCGCGGCCGGCCAGGGCGCGGACCACCGGGGCCGGGTCGAAGCCGGGCGCCTCGGCCCGCAGCGACCGGGCCAGCACGACCTTCGTGTACTCGCCGTCCTTGATCTGCCGGACGGCCCGCTCGACCGCCGCCACGTAGTCCCGTGGCGGCGGCACCGCCCGCAACGCCCGGATCGGTACGGCGCCGGCCGGCGCGGGCCGGTTCAGGTCGGGGCGGACGGTGTCGGGCCGGTTGAGGCCGGGGCGGACGGCGTCGGGCCGGTTGAGGCCGGGCCGGGCGGCGTCGGGCCGGGCCGTCGGCGGGCCGGCCCGGTGCAGCCGCAGCGGCACCACCAGGTGCGCCGGGGTGTGCGGGGCGAACGCGACCGCGCCGGTGACCGTCCGGACCGGATGCCCGGCCGCCTCGGCCACCCCGAGCACCGCGTCGACCCGGCGGGCCAGGTCGGCCAGGCCGTCCCGGCGACCCGAGGGCGGCACCGCGAAATAGGTGCCCTCGGCCAGCAGCGTGCCGCGCGGCGAGGCGAACAGGGTGCAGCGACCGGGCCGGTAGCCGGCGATCAGCTCGTCCCCCGAGGCCGTGCCGGACCGGCCGGCGGCGGACGCGCTGGGCAGCTCGGCCGCCGTGGTGGCGGTGGCTGAGGTGGCAGTCACGGGTTGGATCTCCCTTCGCGGCAGGATCGCTGCCGGCCGTGCGCTCAGCCGCGCAGTGTCGCGCCGCCGTCCACGTACAGGTCGTGCATGGTGATGTGGCGGGCGCGGTCCGAGGCGAGGAAGAGCACGGCGTCGGCGATGTCCTCCGGCTCGGCCAGCCGGCCCAGCGGGATCCCGGTGCGGTAGCCGGCCGGGTCGCCGGCGATGACCGCGGCCGGCCCGTCCTCGCTCCACAGTGCCCGCTGCATGGGGGTGTCGGTCGAGCCGGGGGCCACCACGTTGCACCGGAT is a genomic window containing:
- a CDS encoding MFS transporter, whose product is MASTVGDPRLGPSAAGPSAAGPVADPADPDRPAHPADPADAGHPADPGQPAPAWRPWAVLAVVSVAQVMVLLDATVVNVALPRLQAGLHVTPAQLPWVLDAYTVTFGGLLLLGGRAADLLGRRRVFLGGLLVFTAASLACGLAARPAELIVARAGQGIGAGFLSPAALSIVTATFPRGPRRHTALGIWGGLGGLGATAGVVLGGLVVGTLGWPWVFLINLPPGVLAGGLALVLVPRLRRAPTGDRRRGADVPGALVVTAGLLLLIYATISLPETGLPPLVVPGCAGTAVLLLALFVRIERRSAAPMVPGSALRDRGLVVGSVGQFLVGATQLSVMFLISMQAQRRLMLDPLRGGLSFVPMGVVAIGSALLTPG
- a CDS encoding lysine N(6)-hydroxylase/L-ornithine N(5)-oxygenase family protein, whose translation is MSSSDIDVYDLVGIGFGPSNLALAIAVEEHNAGCDRGQDRISAVFLERQDDFGWHRGMLFEDATMQVSFLKDLVTMRNPTSDFSFVAYLHAHDRLADFINYKTMYPLRVEFHDYLSWAAGRMRSAVHYGHTVTDVRPVEGGDLVDVVSTHADGVRTIRARNVVVAVGLESSLPPGVNPAERVWHNLDILHRAADFDEAEPRRFLVVGAGQSAAESVSFLHGRYPSAEVCSVFFRYGYSPADDSNFANGIFDPEVVDLYYHAPGDVKRMLFDYHRNTNYSVVDGDLIEELYRRQYRERVLGRPRLRMLNASRVAELTARPDGVTAVIEHLPSGTRTPMEADAIVFATGYRPVDAARVLGAAGAFLCRDEENLPRVGRDYRLVTDERLRAGLYLQGGTEHAHGITATLLSAGAVRAGEIVAALRRPGAPGRPADDQRDFGEVGRSGRPGAPYFAEDGLTMAGRNPITALPRASTSNAAAPR
- a CDS encoding isochorismatase family protein — protein: MLPRIAPYPLPGGFDRDRARVDWRPDPDRAVLLVHDMQNYFLAPFGTAGPAPLPPVVANIGALRRHAHGLDVPVVYSAQPGGQRRDERGLLQDFWGDGPPPDEDALAIVDALAPAPWDVLLTKRRYSAFVGTSLADMIGDRDQLIITGVYAHIGVLATALDAFMRDIQPFVVADAVADFSPERHRDALRHVADRCGVVAGTADILDALAAADRRTR
- a CDS encoding (2,3-dihydroxybenzoyl)adenylate synthase; this encodes MWPEEFARRYRERGYWTGETFDGFLHERAERFGDRIAVTDGDRGIGYAELRDRALRLAAGLHGRGVRAGDRVVVQLPNTAGYFEVIFALFRLGALPVFALPAHRAAEIGYFCAHTEAVAYVTTDVHEGFDHRTLAAAAGRATTIVAGDPGGHVPLASLYGDPAGLPPGPRPGDLAFLQLSGGSTGLPKLIPRTHDDYLYSVRASARICELTADSVYLAVLPVAHNFTMSSPGVLGTFAVGGRVVLARRPDPATVLPLIERERVTITAVVPPLAQLWLDAVGGPARRPDLSSLRVLQVGGAKLAGTVAQRVTPVLGCRLQQVFGMAEGLVNYTRLDDPDPLVWHTQGRPISPDDEILVVDDADRPVPAGEVGHLLTRGPYTIRGYWRADEHNREAFTADGFYRTGDLVRHRDDGYLVVEGRAKDQINRGGEKVAAEEVENHLLAHPAVHDVAVVAVPDPYLGERTCAFVVPRAGQDPPTLPALRGYLRQRGLAGYKIPDRLNVVDAFPVTGVGKISRRELRAALRAIQKG
- a CDS encoding isochorismate synthase; the protein is MTATSATATTAAELPSASAAGRSGTASGDELIAGYRPGRCTLFASPRGTLLAEGTYFAVPPSGRRDGLADLARRVDAVLGVAEAAGHPVRTVTGAVAFAPHTPAHLVVPLRLHRAGPPTARPDAARPGLNRPDAVRPGLNRPDTVRPDLNRPAPAGAVPIRALRAVPPPRDYVAAVERAVRQIKDGEYTKVVLARSLRAEAPGFDPAPVVRALAGRDPGGYTFAVDLGAGRTLLGASPELLVSRRGFRVEANPLAGSIARSADPVQDRRRAAALLASTKDRHEHAVVSEAVAAALRPYCSRLAVPAEPSVVATATMWHLSTRITGTVADPSVSSLALATALHPTPAVCGTPTAAARAAIGELEPFDRGFYTGMVGWVDAAGDGEWAVTIRCATADADGLDLYAGAGVVADSEPAAELAETTAKLGTMLAALGLSGSEHSGVA